One genomic window of Bradyrhizobium sp. CCGE-LA001 includes the following:
- a CDS encoding TRAP transporter small permease — protein MTDPHVADHEHEAVTGRPSTGLLSRINAPVARAGMYLSVTGLLVIVIIVFYQVFGRYVLNSSPTWTENLALVLILYVTLIGAAVGVRDAGHIGMDSLLVMLPDHMREKIELLIHVLVAVFGVAMVYNGWILGASVGTVHIPNLGLPEVIRYVPLIASGLLIVSFSIEHIIALLRGEEVVPSWN, from the coding sequence ATGACAGATCCACACGTCGCAGATCACGAGCACGAGGCGGTCACCGGCCGCCCGTCCACCGGCTTGCTGTCGCGGATCAATGCGCCCGTCGCGCGCGCGGGCATGTATCTGTCCGTCACCGGCCTGCTCGTCATCGTCATCATCGTCTTCTACCAGGTGTTCGGACGTTACGTGCTCAACTCCAGCCCGACCTGGACGGAAAACCTCGCGCTGGTTCTCATCCTGTACGTCACGCTGATCGGTGCCGCCGTCGGCGTGCGCGATGCCGGACACATCGGCATGGACAGCTTGCTGGTGATGCTTCCGGATCACATGCGGGAGAAGATCGAGCTCTTGATCCACGTCCTGGTGGCCGTGTTCGGCGTAGCGATGGTCTACAACGGCTGGATCCTCGGCGCGTCGGTCGGAACCGTGCATATCCCCAATCTGGGCCTGCCCGAGGTGATCCGCTACGTGCCGCTGATCGCCTCCGGCCTCCTGATCGTTTCCTTTTCAATCGAGCACATCATTGCTCTCCTGCGCGGCGAAGAGGTGGTCCCCTCATGGAACTGA
- a CDS encoding TRAP transporter substrate-binding protein, with amino-acid sequence MKTLTGIITAVALAVSAPLATARDFRSADIHPADYPTVEAVKFMGKQLAAASGGKLGVKVYPNGALGSEKDTIEQLKIGALDMMRINASPLNNFVPETIALCLPFVFRDTQHMRTVLDGPIGDEILASMAPAGLVGLAYYDSGARSIYTVKAPVKSLADLKGLKIRVQQSDLWVGMIQSLGANPTPMPYGEVYTALKTGLVDAAENNWPSYESSRHFEAAKFYNITEHSLAPEVLVMSKKVWDTLSKDDQAMVRKAAKESVPVMRKLWDEREQASRKTVEAAGVQVVTIANKAEFVDAMKPVYQKFAGDEKLQSLVKRIQDTK; translated from the coding sequence ATGAAGACGCTCACCGGTATCATCACCGCCGTTGCACTGGCGGTCTCAGCGCCCCTGGCGACTGCGCGCGATTTCCGCTCCGCCGACATCCATCCCGCCGATTATCCGACCGTCGAGGCCGTCAAGTTCATGGGCAAGCAGCTCGCGGCGGCGAGCGGCGGCAAGCTCGGCGTCAAGGTGTATCCGAACGGCGCCCTGGGCTCCGAGAAGGACACCATCGAGCAGCTCAAGATCGGCGCGCTCGACATGATGCGGATCAACGCATCGCCGCTGAACAATTTCGTGCCTGAGACCATCGCGCTGTGCCTGCCCTTCGTCTTCCGGGATACGCAGCACATGCGCACCGTCCTCGACGGGCCGATCGGCGACGAGATCCTGGCCTCAATGGCGCCCGCGGGCCTGGTCGGCCTTGCCTATTACGACAGCGGCGCCCGGTCCATCTACACCGTCAAGGCACCGGTCAAGTCGCTCGCCGACCTCAAGGGCCTGAAGATCCGCGTCCAGCAATCCGACCTGTGGGTCGGCATGATCCAGAGCCTCGGCGCCAACCCGACGCCAATGCCCTATGGCGAGGTCTATACCGCGCTCAAGACGGGCCTTGTGGACGCTGCCGAGAACAACTGGCCTTCCTATGAGTCCTCGCGTCACTTCGAGGCCGCCAAGTTCTACAATATCACCGAGCACTCGCTGGCGCCTGAGGTTCTCGTGATGTCGAAGAAGGTCTGGGACACGCTGAGCAAGGACGACCAGGCCATGGTCCGCAAGGCGGCCAAGGAATCCGTGCCCGTCATGCGCAAGCTCTGGGACGAGCGCGAGCAGGCTTCCCGCAAAACCGTCGAGGCGGCCGGCGTTCAGGTCGTCACGATCGCCAACAAGGCGGAGTTCGTCGACGCGATGAAGCCGGTGTACCAGAAGTTCGCCGGCGACGAGAAGCTCCAGAGCCTCGTCAAGCGCATCCAGGACACGAAGTAA
- a CDS encoding cyclase family protein: MPRKLIDISVPLKNDVTADPPGNHPTIQYIDHQQGLPRMLQFFDGLKAQDLPDGQGWAVEQVSLSTHNGTHLDAPWHFHPTMNRGERSWTIDEVPLEWCFQPGVKLDFRHLPDGYVASAGDVEQELKRIGHTLSPLEIVVVNTSAGAKFGQADYVNSGCGMGYEATMYLLERGVRLTGTDGWSWDAPFVYTAKKYAETKDAGLIWEGHKAGRHIGYCHLEKLHNLDQLPSTGFTVSCFPVKIERASAGWTRAVAIIDD, from the coding sequence ATGCCGCGGAAGCTGATCGATATCTCGGTGCCGCTCAAGAACGACGTGACGGCCGATCCGCCGGGCAACCATCCGACGATCCAGTACATCGATCACCAGCAGGGCCTGCCGCGCATGCTGCAGTTCTTCGATGGCCTGAAGGCGCAGGATCTGCCGGATGGCCAGGGCTGGGCCGTCGAGCAGGTCTCGCTGTCGACGCACAATGGAACGCATCTCGATGCGCCCTGGCATTTTCATCCGACCATGAACCGCGGCGAACGGTCATGGACCATCGACGAAGTGCCGCTGGAATGGTGCTTCCAGCCCGGCGTGAAGCTCGACTTCCGGCATCTGCCCGACGGCTACGTGGCGAGCGCCGGCGATGTCGAGCAAGAGCTGAAGCGCATCGGGCACACGCTGTCGCCGCTGGAGATCGTCGTCGTCAACACCAGCGCCGGCGCGAAATTCGGCCAGGCCGACTACGTCAATTCCGGCTGCGGCATGGGCTATGAGGCCACCATGTACCTGCTCGAACGCGGCGTCCGCCTGACCGGCACCGACGGCTGGAGCTGGGACGCGCCGTTCGTCTATACCGCGAAGAAATATGCCGAGACAAAAGACGCAGGCCTGATCTGGGAAGGCCACAAGGCGGGACGGCACATCGGTTATTGCCATCTCGAGAAGCTGCACAATCTCGATCAATTGCCGTCGACCGGGTTCACCGTCTCGTGCTTCCCGGTGAAGATCGAACGCGCCTCGGCGGGTTGGACCCGCGCGGTCGCGATCATCGACGATTAG
- a CDS encoding Crp/Fnr family transcriptional regulator, whose protein sequence is MPQDKTGDPRQSAGNKLSVLRKHPIFADLEPEALDQLCRYAKHTTVKRGATIAAKGDPGNNLFAVITGTVKISSSSPDGRNAILNLIGPGEIFGEIAVLDGAPRSADATANTNCELYIIDRRDFLPFVKSQPALAMKFIELLCARLRWTSQQVEQVILQNLPGRLASALLGLTEERKLDSGSGTLAITQQEISEMVGMTRESINKQLRAWAGRNWVRLEHGAIVVLDTDALRELAESGLDGA, encoded by the coding sequence CAACAAACTATCGGTCCTGCGCAAGCACCCGATCTTCGCGGATCTGGAGCCGGAGGCGCTCGACCAGCTCTGCCGCTATGCCAAGCACACCACCGTGAAGCGCGGTGCGACCATCGCCGCCAAGGGCGATCCCGGCAACAATCTGTTCGCGGTGATCACGGGTACGGTGAAGATCTCCTCTTCCTCGCCGGATGGGCGGAACGCCATTCTCAATCTGATCGGTCCCGGAGAGATTTTCGGCGAGATCGCCGTGCTCGATGGCGCGCCCAGGTCGGCCGACGCCACCGCCAACACCAATTGCGAGCTTTATATTATCGATCGCCGGGACTTCCTGCCGTTCGTGAAGAGCCAGCCGGCGTTGGCGATGAAGTTCATCGAGCTGCTCTGCGCACGCCTGCGCTGGACCAGCCAGCAGGTCGAGCAGGTGATCCTCCAGAACCTGCCGGGCCGGCTCGCCAGCGCGCTGCTCGGTCTCACCGAGGAGCGCAAGCTCGACTCCGGCAGCGGCACGCTCGCCATCACGCAGCAGGAGATCAGCGAGATGGTGGGAATGACGCGCGAGAGCATCAACAAGCAATTGCGCGCCTGGGCCGGCCGCAACTGGGTTCGTCTCGAACACGGCGCCATCGTCGTGCTGGATACCGATGCGCTGCGCGAGCTCGCCGAGAGCGGCCTCGACGGCGCGTGA